GTCTGTGTAGACGCGGTTTCAACCGCCGAGTCTTCTTTAGCTCGATCGCACGGCATCTATTTTTCTCACTACATCCATGTCATAATGCGTGTCTTAGCGCAACAGACGAAGGGAAAAAAAATATGATTATTGTCATGAAAGCCGGCACTCCAGCAGCCGAGATCGATCGACTAGACGAAGAACTCCGCACTAACTGGGGTTTGACACCAGAAAAAATCGTCGGGCGTTACAAAACCGTCATGGGTTTAGTCGGCGATACTGTCGAGCTCGAACCCATGCAACTCCGCGAAATGAGCACCTGGATTGAGGAAGTGCTGCGCGTCGAAAAACCCTACAAACGCGCTTCTCTGGAATACCGCCAAGGAGAACCCACCGAAGTACCCGTCGCTACTCCATTGGGAACTGTGATGATTGGTCTAAATCATCCGATCGCAGTCGTAGCAGGCCCTTGCTCGGTCGAAAACGAAGAAATGATTGTTGAGACGGCAATGCGCGTCAAAGCTGCTGGCGCTCAATTTTTGCGCGGTGGAGCCTACAAACCGAGAACTTCTCCCTATGCTTTCCAAGGACACGGCGAGAGTGCTTTGGGACTGCTGGCGGCGGCGCGGGAAGCTAGCGGTTTGGGAATTATTACCGAAGTTATGGATGCGGCGGACTTAAGTGCGATCGTAGAAGTAGCCGACGTAATCCAAGTCGGAGCACGCAATATGCAGAACTTCTCGCTGTTGAAGAAAGTCGGAGCTCAAGACAAACCGATTTTGCTGAAGCGCGGCATTTCCGCCACCATTGAAGAATGGTTGATGGCTGCTGAGTATATCATGGCTGCGGGCAATCCGAACGTGATTTTGTGCGAGCGCGGAATTCGCGGGTATGACAGGCAGTATACGCGGAATACGCTAGATTTGTCGGCGGTTCCAGTGCTGCGAACCCTGACTCACTTACCAATTATGGTTGACCCCAGTCACGGGACTGGTTGGGCGCAGTTTGTGCCTTCGATGGCGTTTGCGTCGATCGCCTCCGGTACAGATTCGCTGATGATAGAAGTGCACCCGAATCCGAAAAAAGCTTTGTCTGACGGGCCGCAATCGTTAACACCGGATCAGTTCGACAAGTTGATGGAAGAATTGGCTGTAATTGGCAAAGTCATGAAACGTTGGCCGCAACCGGTGCCAGTTTTGGCGTAGAAATATCAATCAGTAGGCGATTAGTCTAAAAAAACCGTAGTATCTACAAAATACTACGGTTTTTTTGCGCTTACCATTTACTCATTGAGTTATA
Above is a genomic segment from Microcoleus sp. bin38.metabat.b11b12b14.051 containing:
- the aroF gene encoding 3-deoxy-7-phosphoheptulonate synthase, producing the protein MIIVMKAGTPAAEIDRLDEELRTNWGLTPEKIVGRYKTVMGLVGDTVELEPMQLREMSTWIEEVLRVEKPYKRASLEYRQGEPTEVPVATPLGTVMIGLNHPIAVVAGPCSVENEEMIVETAMRVKAAGAQFLRGGAYKPRTSPYAFQGHGESALGLLAAAREASGLGIITEVMDAADLSAIVEVADVIQVGARNMQNFSLLKKVGAQDKPILLKRGISATIEEWLMAAEYIMAAGNPNVILCERGIRGYDRQYTRNTLDLSAVPVLRTLTHLPIMVDPSHGTGWAQFVPSMAFASIASGTDSLMIEVHPNPKKALSDGPQSLTPDQFDKLMEELAVIGKVMKRWPQPVPVLA